A genomic stretch from Candidatus Thermoplasmatota archaeon includes:
- a CDS encoding NAD-dependent epimerase/dehydratase family protein — translation MEKASALRPAPAAIFAGTGYAKTMHVAVFGAAGFVGRALLRRLDQQGLASTAIDVVPDPFGGSRPYVQADVLDRPRIEQALRGCNAVVHLAAHSLTASLADPRTNAKVNVEGSLSIFDAARAQGISRIVFSSASSLYGTPRYNPVDEEHSVDPQTPYGVAKFAVEQYLRVYERLFKIEPVVFRFFNVYGPGQTPQSGALIPVVLDKVRRGEPVTIFGDGSAARDFIFVEDVAEMLVRAATGPSRTGVYNLGTGRLATVQEVVDLCAKVAGRPAVVERKPPRPGEITNFSADTRKLHKTFGELPFLPLEEGLRRTAAAQP, via the coding sequence ATGGAGAAAGCGTCCGCGCTCCGTCCGGCTCCAGCAGCTATATTTGCGGGAACGGGCTACGCCAAAACCATGCACGTCGCCGTATTCGGCGCCGCCGGTTTCGTCGGGCGCGCATTGCTCCGTCGGCTGGATCAGCAGGGCCTCGCGTCGACGGCCATCGACGTGGTGCCCGACCCGTTCGGGGGCTCGCGCCCCTACGTGCAGGCGGACGTGCTGGACCGGCCGAGGATCGAGCAAGCCCTACGCGGATGCAACGCGGTCGTCCATCTCGCAGCGCACTCCCTCACGGCAAGCCTCGCCGATCCTCGGACGAACGCGAAGGTCAACGTCGAGGGTTCGCTTTCGATCTTCGACGCGGCTCGCGCGCAGGGCATCTCCCGCATCGTATTCTCGTCGGCCTCGTCGCTGTACGGGACGCCACGCTACAACCCCGTCGACGAGGAACACTCCGTCGACCCCCAGACGCCCTACGGCGTGGCTAAGTTTGCCGTCGAGCAATACCTTCGCGTCTACGAGCGGCTCTTCAAGATCGAGCCCGTCGTCTTCCGGTTCTTCAACGTGTACGGCCCCGGACAGACGCCGCAGAGCGGCGCGCTCATTCCCGTCGTCCTCGACAAGGTGCGTCGCGGCGAGCCGGTGACGATCTTCGGCGACGGTTCGGCCGCGCGCGACTTCATCTTCGTGGAGGACGTGGCCGAGATGCTGGTCCGCGCCGCGACCGGGCCCTCGCGCACGGGCGTCTACAACCTCGGGACGGGGCGGCTTGCCACGGTGCAGGAGGTCGTGGACCTGTGCGCGAAGGTCGCCGGCCGTCCCGCCGTCGTCGAGCGCAAGCCGCCGCGACCGGGGGAGATCACGAACTTCTCGGCCGACACGCGAAAGCTCCACAAGACCTTCGGGGAGCTTCCCTTCCTGCCGTTGGAGGAGGGGCTCCGCAGGACGGCGGCGGCGCAACCCTGA
- a CDS encoding glycosyltransferase — MRILHAPAVVGGNAWTLSRAERRLGLDSRVALAVPNAFGYRHDDLVVADGDGALARLAKLSRYAWRAARTYDAFHFNYGHTLLDFPQRGLDLLDLPLFRATGKPLVVTFQGCDVRPGVPDLSHGQRGCPDCDPRWNAGKARRARRIAKAASTIFCLNPDLLTLVPGEFLPYTAVEPSEWTPAPPREDGGPVRILHAPSNRAFKGSDVIEAAVHRLAKRRPIEYVLVEKVPHARVRALYESADIVVDQVRVGWYGGLAVEAMALGKPVLAYIREADLEFVPDDFARDLPIVRTTPESIERDLERLVDAPDERRRVGERSRRFVERHHDPTRIARRVAKAYGFWPPAEAAPPAQTF, encoded by the coding sequence GTGCGGATCCTCCACGCGCCGGCGGTCGTCGGCGGCAACGCATGGACGCTTTCGCGCGCCGAGCGGCGGCTGGGCCTCGACAGCCGCGTCGCGCTGGCCGTGCCCAACGCGTTCGGCTACCGCCACGACGACCTCGTCGTGGCCGACGGTGACGGCGCGCTCGCCCGCCTGGCGAAGCTCTCCCGCTACGCGTGGCGCGCCGCCCGCACCTACGACGCCTTCCACTTCAACTATGGCCACACGTTGTTGGACTTTCCGCAGCGCGGGTTGGACCTCCTCGACCTTCCGCTGTTCCGGGCCACGGGAAAGCCCCTTGTCGTCACGTTCCAGGGATGCGACGTCCGTCCGGGCGTGCCGGACCTCTCGCACGGGCAGCGCGGATGCCCCGACTGCGACCCGCGCTGGAACGCCGGCAAGGCGCGGCGCGCCCGCCGGATCGCCAAAGCGGCCTCCACGATCTTCTGCCTCAACCCCGACCTCTTGACGCTCGTCCCCGGCGAATTCCTACCCTACACGGCCGTGGAGCCGTCCGAATGGACGCCCGCGCCGCCGCGCGAGGACGGCGGTCCCGTGCGCATCCTGCACGCGCCCAGCAACCGGGCCTTCAAGGGCAGCGACGTCATCGAGGCGGCCGTCCATCGCCTCGCCAAGCGGCGGCCCATCGAGTACGTGCTCGTCGAGAAGGTTCCCCACGCCCGCGTCCGCGCGCTCTACGAAAGCGCCGACATCGTCGTGGACCAAGTTCGCGTCGGCTGGTACGGCGGCCTTGCCGTGGAGGCCATGGCGCTCGGGAAGCCCGTGCTCGCCTACATCCGCGAGGCCGACCTCGAATTCGTCCCCGACGACTTCGCGCGCGACCTGCCGATCGTGCGCACGACGCCGGAATCGATCGAGCGCGACCTCGAACGGCTCGTCGACGCGCCCGACGAGCGCCGACGCGTTGGCGAGCGCTCGCGCCGCTTCGTCGAGCGCCACCACGATCCGACGCGGATCGCCCGCCGCGTCGCGAAGGCGTACGGCTTCTGGCCGCCGGCGGAAGCCGCGCCGCCTGCGCAAACGTTTTGA
- a CDS encoding SDR family oxidoreductase, which produces METVLVTGANGHLGRWIAEDLARDSDVLALVRRPEPAPGRVVLHDLASDAPVEGSFHAVVHVGGETDVRRCQEQPLLATRANVGGTVKLLEAARAAGARKFVYVSTGTVYAPTDGPVSEDFPVRPRDVYSLTKLQAEEACRYYSQFFPVVVLRYFFPYGPRTHPGRLVNAVLSRVREGREVLLHQEGRPRVNPIFVEDLVAATRFALESDLPGFTLLNVAGEERVDIPTIARTIGDLLGVAPRFRETGERPTDVLADVARLRKLGFSPKFDLRRGLARTLALDAAGAPPR; this is translated from the coding sequence ATGGAGACCGTCCTCGTCACGGGCGCCAACGGCCACCTTGGCCGATGGATCGCCGAGGACCTCGCGCGCGACTCGGACGTGCTCGCCCTCGTCCGCCGCCCGGAGCCCGCCCCCGGACGCGTCGTCCTCCACGATCTCGCTTCCGACGCTCCCGTCGAAGGCTCGTTCCACGCCGTCGTGCACGTCGGGGGCGAGACCGACGTGCGCCGGTGCCAGGAGCAGCCGCTCCTTGCGACGCGCGCCAACGTGGGCGGCACCGTGAAGCTGCTGGAGGCGGCGCGGGCGGCCGGCGCCCGGAAGTTCGTGTACGTCTCCACGGGCACGGTCTACGCTCCCACGGACGGCCCCGTTTCGGAAGACTTTCCCGTCCGGCCCCGCGACGTGTACTCGCTCACGAAGCTCCAAGCCGAGGAAGCGTGCCGGTACTACTCGCAGTTCTTCCCCGTCGTCGTGCTGCGCTATTTCTTTCCCTACGGTCCCCGGACGCATCCCGGCCGCCTTGTGAACGCGGTGCTCTCGCGCGTGCGCGAAGGCCGCGAGGTTCTTCTCCATCAGGAGGGCCGGCCGCGCGTGAATCCAATCTTCGTCGAGGACCTTGTCGCCGCCACGCGCTTTGCGCTCGAAAGCGACCTCCCCGGCTTCACGTTGCTGAACGTCGCCGGCGAGGAGCGCGTGGACATTCCCACGATCGCGCGCACGATCGGGGACCTGCTCGGGGTCGCACCCCGCTTCCGCGAGACAGGCGAGCGGCCGACGGACGTCCTCGCGGACGTTGCGCGGCTGCGAAAGCTCGGGTTCTCCCCGAAGTTCGACCTGCGCCGGGGTCTCGCGCGCACGCTTGCGCTCGACGCGGCCGGCGCCCCGCCTCGCTGA
- a CDS encoding formyltransferase family protein, which yields MKTYALCTLSTGLDPLRQIAGQVPLAGAIGLTRRPPTDAISGYTYVGDACEGLGLPFVPVERYALDDAEDRRRLLSLDVDLLLVLGWQRLLPDWLLQHCRVGAIGNHGSAYGIAGGRGRSPQNWALLLGERRFEISIFFLEPAVDSGRVIDTRSFDLTEHDDIRTSYRKAGRCVADMIVDNLKNGRIAAREGRAQHGPARYLPQRLPEDGEIDWRRTTRELHDFVRALTRPYPGAFSRFDGGTVSIWGAQPFSSERGSAEPGRVVERFESGELLVATGDGLLLVTDYTAEPADASTRVRAGVRLASCDFRAQMRAIVERHRRKHPDLPLAEPILRLAGMA from the coding sequence ATGAAGACGTACGCTCTCTGCACGCTCTCGACGGGGCTCGATCCCCTGCGCCAAATCGCCGGGCAGGTCCCGCTTGCCGGCGCGATCGGCCTCACGCGGCGCCCGCCGACGGACGCCATCTCCGGCTACACGTACGTGGGCGACGCGTGCGAAGGGCTGGGGCTGCCCTTCGTGCCCGTGGAGCGCTACGCGCTCGACGATGCCGAGGACCGACGCCGCCTCCTTTCGCTGGACGTGGACCTGCTCCTCGTCCTCGGCTGGCAGCGGCTCCTGCCGGACTGGCTCCTGCAGCATTGCCGCGTCGGCGCGATCGGCAACCACGGAAGCGCCTACGGGATCGCCGGGGGACGGGGGCGATCGCCCCAGAACTGGGCGCTGCTTCTCGGGGAGCGGCGCTTCGAGATTTCGATCTTCTTCCTCGAGCCGGCCGTCGACTCGGGCCGCGTGATCGACACGCGCTCGTTCGACCTCACCGAGCACGACGACATCCGCACGTCGTACCGGAAGGCCGGCCGTTGCGTGGCCGACATGATCGTGGACAATCTCAAGAACGGCAGGATCGCGGCCCGGGAGGGGCGCGCCCAGCACGGTCCGGCGCGGTACCTTCCGCAGCGCCTGCCGGAGGACGGCGAGATCGATTGGCGCCGAACCACGCGGGAGCTCCACGACTTCGTCCGCGCGCTCACGCGGCCGTATCCGGGCGCGTTCAGCCGCTTCGACGGCGGCACGGTCTCGATCTGGGGCGCGCAGCCGTTCTCGTCCGAGCGAGGCTCGGCGGAGCCGGGGCGCGTGGTCGAACGCTTCGAATCGGGCGAGCTCCTCGTCGCCACCGGCGACGGTCTCCTCCTCGTGACCGATTACACAGCGGAGCCCGCCGACGCTTCGACGCGCGTGCGGGCGGGGGTTCGTCTCGCCTCGTGCGATTTCCGAGCCCAGATGCGCGCCATCGTGGAGCGCCACCGCCGCAAGCATCCCGACCTGCCGCTTGCCGAGCCGATCCTCCGCCTGGCCGGCATGGCGTGA
- the glmS gene encoding glutamine--fructose-6-phosphate transaminase (isomerizing), protein MCGIVGYCGARTAAPILYRGLQRLEYRGYDSAGVAVATDDGFRVARAKGHVSGLSAKLPPEGNWGLGHTRWACRASPSEHNAHPIASCDGRVVVVHNGIIENHDRLRRELSGRGHRFATETDTEVVAHLLEEEVRRAKLAEALLATVERLEGSYALVAASAREPGTLACARIASPLVLGLGEGENFVASDVAAFLDSTRRVAYLGEGELATVTRDSVRVFDRKGRPVSPAVETVAWSLADAEKGGFEHFMLKEIHETPRAIADALLGRASLLAEGRLAADAGQLLDWYEYDRLLMVACGTSYHAGLVGRRFFETIAKLPVDVELASEFRLRPDIPVPRWGAIAITQSGETADTLAAMKKARTEGYRILTLANVVGSTATRLSEGTFLTRAGPEVSVAATKSFTNQIVSLALLAVHAGHARGRLGPSEVRRLSSELAALPRFVQSVIDAAPGIRDHASLVAQAQSCFFIGRGSCHAIALEGALKLKEISYVHAEGFAAGELKHGPLALLDERTPVVALVPPDATRSLVLANVGEIRARDAPVLVVCEEGDREAADAGDRVLTVPAADPAVFPVTANVALQLLAYHAARALSRPIDRPRNLAKSVTVE, encoded by the coding sequence ATGTGCGGAATCGTCGGCTACTGCGGGGCGCGGACGGCGGCCCCCATCCTCTATCGCGGCTTGCAGCGGCTGGAGTACCGCGGCTACGATTCGGCCGGCGTCGCCGTGGCCACCGACGACGGCTTCCGCGTCGCCCGGGCCAAGGGACACGTCTCGGGGCTCTCGGCCAAGCTCCCGCCGGAAGGGAACTGGGGACTTGGCCACACGCGCTGGGCTTGCCGTGCGTCGCCCAGCGAGCACAACGCGCACCCGATCGCCTCGTGCGACGGCCGCGTGGTCGTCGTCCACAACGGCATCATCGAGAACCACGACCGGCTGCGCCGCGAGCTGTCGGGCCGCGGGCACCGTTTCGCGACGGAGACCGACACGGAGGTCGTCGCCCACCTCCTCGAGGAGGAGGTCAGGCGCGCCAAGCTCGCCGAGGCGCTTCTCGCGACCGTCGAGCGGCTGGAGGGCAGCTACGCCCTCGTGGCCGCAAGCGCGCGCGAGCCGGGCACGCTCGCCTGCGCCCGCATCGCCTCGCCTCTCGTGCTGGGCCTGGGCGAGGGCGAGAACTTCGTGGCAAGCGACGTGGCGGCCTTCCTCGACTCGACGCGGCGGGTGGCGTACCTGGGGGAGGGCGAGCTTGCGACGGTGACGCGGGATTCTGTCCGCGTGTTCGACCGCAAGGGCCGCCCCGTGTCGCCGGCCGTGGAGACGGTGGCTTGGTCGCTCGCCGACGCCGAGAAGGGCGGGTTCGAGCACTTCATGCTCAAGGAGATCCACGAAACGCCCCGCGCCATCGCCGACGCCCTGCTCGGCCGCGCGAGCCTGCTTGCCGAGGGCCGCCTTGCGGCCGACGCGGGACAGCTTCTCGACTGGTACGAGTACGATCGCCTGCTCATGGTCGCCTGCGGAACGAGCTACCACGCGGGTCTCGTCGGCCGGCGGTTCTTCGAGACGATCGCCAAGCTTCCCGTCGACGTTGAGCTTGCAAGCGAGTTCCGGCTGCGCCCCGACATCCCGGTTCCCCGCTGGGGGGCCATCGCCATCACGCAAAGCGGCGAGACCGCCGACACGCTTGCCGCCATGAAGAAGGCCCGAACGGAGGGGTACCGCATCCTCACGCTTGCCAACGTCGTCGGCTCCACGGCGACGCGGCTCTCCGAGGGGACCTTCCTCACGCGCGCGGGACCCGAGGTCTCCGTCGCCGCCACGAAGTCGTTCACGAACCAGATCGTGAGCCTGGCGCTCCTTGCCGTCCACGCCGGCCACGCGCGGGGCCGCCTGGGTCCCTCGGAGGTTCGCCGGCTCTCGTCCGAGCTTGCGGCCCTCCCGCGCTTTGTGCAATCGGTCATCGACGCGGCCCCGGGCATCCGGGACCACGCGTCGCTCGTCGCGCAGGCGCAAAGCTGCTTCTTCATCGGCCGCGGCTCGTGCCACGCGATCGCGCTCGAAGGCGCCCTCAAGCTCAAGGAGATCAGCTATGTGCACGCGGAAGGCTTCGCCGCCGGCGAGCTCAAGCACGGGCCGCTTGCGCTCCTCGACGAGCGCACGCCCGTCGTGGCGCTTGTTCCGCCCGACGCGACGCGCTCGCTCGTTCTTGCCAACGTCGGCGAGATCCGCGCCCGCGACGCGCCGGTCCTCGTGGTGTGCGAGGAGGGCGACCGCGAGGCGGCCGACGCCGGCGACCGCGTCCTCACCGTGCCCGCGGCCGACCCGGCCGTGTTCCCGGTGACGGCCAACGTGGCGCTTCAGCTTCTCGCCTACCACGCCGCGCGCGCGCTCTCGCGACCCATCGATCGCCCGCGGAACCTGGCGAAGTCGGTGACGGTCGAATGA
- the glmM gene encoding phosphoglucosamine mutase → MRFGSSGIRGAVGREITPELALRLGRAVGTLHRRILVARDTRTSGPMLSQALAAGALSSGATVADAGVVPTPSLAFGTSGYDAGVMVTASHNPATDNGFKVWLPGGRAADAARRHEIETLLPSPAGSVPWMRVGQLHLDPSCHERHLGALVDRVRPARHVKVVVDCANGAAHAFTPELLRRMGCEVVALNAQPDGAFPGREPEPLPEHLSDLRKAVVATGAACGVAHDGDADRAVAVTERGDVVPGDALLALLARRSGARSVVVPVDTSLAVDDALPGATIHRTRVGDAFVSEEMTRTGSGFGGEPSGAYIFPEISLCPDGPHAAALVSAIASEGSLAQAVAELPSHPVHRISIRAPRERIAAALPTLAAELSTWGTTSTVDGVRVETKDGWVLVRESGTEPKVRITSEARSDEAARAQLDRAATLVRRILGA, encoded by the coding sequence ATGAGGTTCGGATCGAGCGGGATCCGGGGTGCGGTGGGACGCGAGATCACGCCCGAGCTTGCCCTTCGGCTGGGCCGGGCCGTGGGAACGCTGCACCGACGGATCCTCGTGGCGCGCGACACGCGCACCTCCGGGCCCATGCTCTCGCAGGCGCTTGCCGCCGGCGCACTTTCCTCGGGAGCCACCGTCGCGGATGCGGGCGTCGTTCCGACGCCAAGCCTCGCCTTCGGCACGTCCGGCTACGACGCAGGCGTCATGGTGACGGCAAGCCACAATCCGGCGACGGACAACGGATTCAAGGTCTGGCTCCCCGGCGGACGCGCCGCCGACGCCGCGCGGCGGCACGAGATCGAAACCTTGCTTCCCTCGCCGGCCGGCAGCGTCCCATGGATGCGCGTGGGCCAGCTTCACCTGGACCCCTCCTGCCACGAGCGGCATCTTGGGGCCCTCGTGGATCGCGTGCGGCCCGCGCGGCACGTCAAGGTCGTCGTCGATTGCGCCAACGGGGCGGCGCACGCCTTCACGCCCGAGCTGCTGCGCCGCATGGGCTGCGAGGTCGTCGCCTTGAACGCGCAGCCCGACGGGGCCTTTCCCGGCCGCGAGCCCGAGCCGCTGCCGGAGCACCTCTCGGACCTTCGCAAGGCCGTCGTCGCGACGGGCGCGGCCTGCGGCGTCGCGCACGACGGGGACGCCGACCGCGCCGTCGCCGTCACGGAGAGAGGCGACGTCGTGCCCGGCGACGCGCTCCTTGCCCTCCTCGCCCGTCGGTCCGGCGCGCGGTCCGTCGTGGTCCCCGTGGACACGAGCCTCGCCGTGGACGACGCGCTGCCAGGCGCGACGATCCACCGCACCCGCGTGGGCGACGCGTTTGTCTCGGAGGAGATGACGCGTACGGGATCGGGATTCGGAGGCGAGCCGTCGGGCGCCTACATCTTTCCCGAGATCTCCTTGTGTCCCGACGGGCCGCACGCGGCGGCGCTTGTGTCCGCGATCGCAAGCGAGGGCTCGCTTGCGCAAGCCGTCGCGGAGCTCCCCTCCCACCCGGTCCACCGGATCTCCATCCGCGCGCCCCGCGAGCGGATCGCCGCCGCCCTGCCGACGCTGGCGGCGGAGCTTTCGACGTGGGGAACGACGTCCACGGTGGACGGCGTCCGCGTCGAGACGAAGGACGGCTGGGTGCTCGTCCGGGAGAGCGGAACCGAGCCCAAGGTCCGAATCACGAGCGAAGCCCGAAGCGACGAGGCCGCGCGGGCGCAGCTCGACCGCGCCGCCACGCTTGTGCGCCGGATCCTTGGCGCCTAG
- the glmU gene encoding bifunctional sugar-1-phosphate nucleotidylyltransferase/acetyltransferase, giving the protein MPPRAVVIAAGEGKRMRPLTATRPKCMLPVANRPLLEFPIAVLASAGVRDVTIVVGYQAHVVRQRIGSGKALGIDVIYAEQAEALGTGDAVRAAAPFAGETIVANGDVILPHDAVERLLRAKGNAIAAVEVPDARPYGALRVSGGTLRGIEEKSPDPPSNLVNAGLYKLTPSALSHLDRIGRSPRGELELTSAVNAAVEAGEPVHVVRLQGPWMDLGRPWDLLSANERLLANLRDDRAQATIEPGVTIHGNVQIGKGTILRAGTYVQGPVVIGDECDIGPNCYLRASTVIGNRCRVGNGVEIKNSLLMDGTHVGHLSYVGDSVLGHDVNFGAGTITANLRHDGHTIAASHPDGRVDTGRRKFGCVCGDGVHTGIKTALNVGAVLQAGATTKPGEVVG; this is encoded by the coding sequence ATGCCTCCGCGCGCCGTCGTCATCGCCGCCGGCGAGGGAAAGCGCATGCGCCCCCTCACGGCCACGCGGCCCAAGTGCATGCTGCCCGTAGCCAATCGCCCGTTGCTCGAATTTCCGATCGCCGTGCTCGCGAGCGCGGGCGTGCGCGACGTCACCATCGTCGTGGGCTACCAGGCGCACGTGGTGCGGCAGCGCATCGGCAGCGGCAAGGCCCTCGGGATCGACGTGATCTACGCCGAGCAGGCGGAGGCGCTTGGGACCGGCGACGCCGTGCGCGCGGCCGCGCCCTTTGCCGGCGAAACGATCGTGGCAAACGGGGACGTCATCCTGCCGCACGACGCCGTGGAGCGCCTGCTGCGCGCCAAGGGCAACGCGATCGCGGCGGTCGAAGTGCCCGACGCGCGACCGTACGGCGCGCTCCGGGTCTCGGGCGGCACCCTGCGAGGCATCGAGGAGAAGTCGCCGGATCCCCCCTCGAATCTGGTGAACGCGGGCCTCTACAAGCTCACGCCCTCGGCGCTCTCGCATCTCGACCGGATCGGCCGCAGCCCGCGCGGCGAGCTTGAGCTCACGTCGGCGGTGAACGCCGCCGTCGAGGCGGGGGAACCCGTCCACGTCGTGCGCCTCCAAGGCCCCTGGATGGACCTCGGGCGGCCGTGGGACCTCCTGTCGGCCAACGAGCGGCTTCTTGCAAACCTCCGCGACGACCGCGCGCAGGCCACGATCGAGCCTGGCGTGACGATCCACGGCAACGTCCAGATCGGCAAGGGAACCATCCTTCGCGCGGGAACCTACGTGCAGGGCCCCGTCGTGATCGGGGACGAATGCGACATCGGGCCCAACTGCTACCTTCGCGCCTCGACCGTGATCGGCAACCGCTGCCGCGTGGGGAACGGCGTCGAGATCAAGAACTCGCTCCTCATGGACGGCACGCACGTGGGCCACCTCTCGTACGTGGGCGACTCGGTGCTCGGCCACGACGTGAACTTCGGCGCCGGCACGATCACGGCCAACCTGCGCCACGACGGCCACACCATCGCAGCCAGCCATCCCGACGGCCGCGTCGACACCGGGCGGCGCAAGTTCGGCTGCGTCTGCGGCGACGGAGTCCACACGGGAATCAAGACGGCCCTGAACGTCGGCGCGGTGCTGCAGGCCGGGGCTACGACGAAGCCGGGAGAGGTCGTGGGCTAG
- a CDS encoding type II toxin-antitoxin system HicA family toxin, translating to MTGLRPVPARKPLRALGGFGFHLVSQRGSHVKLRHANGRTVIVPVHPSRDIKVGLLRRILDDAGISSDEFLQTL from the coding sequence TTGACAGGGCTTCGCCCGGTTCCGGCGCGGAAGCCGCTGCGCGCTCTGGGCGGATTCGGCTTTCACCTCGTCTCGCAGCGGGGAAGCCACGTCAAGCTTCGCCACGCAAACGGCCGAACCGTCATCGTTCCAGTTCATCCGAGCCGGGACATCAAAGTCGGTCTTCTGCGCCGTATCTTGGACGATGCAGGGATATCGTCCGACGAGTTCCTTCAAACCCTCTAG
- a CDS encoding type II toxin-antitoxin system HicB family antitoxin: MRRFKVIIEQDPDGGYVASVAGLPGCHTQGETLDELRSNVKEAIALYLEDEEVPDRLPQFVAVEDVEVSV; the protein is encoded by the coding sequence ATGCGCCGGTTCAAGGTCATCATCGAGCAGGATCCGGACGGCGGATACGTCGCGTCCGTAGCCGGTCTTCCAGGCTGCCACACGCAAGGCGAAACGCTCGACGAGCTTCGAAGCAACGTGAAGGAAGCGATCGCGCTCTACCTCGAAGACGAGGAAGTGCCCGATCGTCTACCCCAGTTCGTTGCGGTCGAAGACGTCGAGGTCTCGGTTTGA
- a CDS encoding SMC-Scp complex subunit ScpB, translating into MKKHADGAHGPTTDSESEETRNARVVESALFSAGRPLAVDEISETTGVPKDDVRRALKRLHEEFAREDTALEVGRAGDKWAMQLKARWAPHAAKLAPMEIPNRVLKTLALIAYHQPLLQSELKDMIGTKVYDHVGELVARGLVLARDQGVSKLLTTSPAFPEYFGIPATDYEQIRTFLAQKVGITPSPKKSPEERNAIAEAAAIAEAVAVEHAKEEPVETTVETAKETAPTA; encoded by the coding sequence ATGAAGAAGCACGCCGACGGCGCGCACGGACCGACGACCGACTCCGAGTCCGAGGAGACGCGCAACGCACGCGTGGTCGAGTCTGCCCTCTTCAGCGCGGGGCGGCCGCTTGCCGTCGACGAGATCTCCGAGACGACCGGCGTTCCCAAGGACGACGTGCGCCGGGCCTTGAAGCGCTTGCACGAGGAGTTCGCGCGCGAGGACACGGCGCTCGAAGTGGGGCGCGCGGGTGACAAGTGGGCCATGCAGCTGAAGGCCCGCTGGGCCCCGCACGCGGCCAAGCTTGCTCCCATGGAGATTCCCAACCGGGTGCTCAAGACGCTCGCCCTCATCGCGTACCATCAGCCGCTCCTCCAAAGCGAGCTCAAGGACATGATCGGCACGAAGGTCTACGACCACGTGGGCGAGCTTGTCGCCCGCGGGCTCGTGCTCGCGCGGGACCAAGGTGTCAGCAAGCTCCTCACGACAAGCCCCGCCTTCCCCGAGTACTTCGGCATCCCGGCGACCGACTACGAGCAGATCCGAACCTTTCTTGCGCAGAAGGTCGGCATCACGCCCTCGCCCAAGAAGAGCCCCGAGGAGCGCAACGCCATTGCCGAAGCCGCCGCCATCGCGGAGGCCGTGGCGGTCGAGCATGCGAAGGAAGAGCCCGTCGAGACGACGGTCGAGACGGCCAAGGAAACGGCGCCGACGGCTTAG